From Crassaminicella indica, one genomic window encodes:
- a CDS encoding GNAT family N-acetyltransferase, translating into MIKNYLELNKFEVEKFLQFINRNKINKLSFEDMDKEIKSEEFDFGRGVILKIKGQYIMGMASIILKECNKKGIAYIIKLDINESIEDKRTVLCEIIEESKNIAKKYGAREIFLGTKDDTIIRNLNTLDIEKQYSVIRMTLDNIRVKYSPLSLVKLSEENKKEYLMIYNDAFKEVPNAATLTESDIDEYIKRADENNYIAIANNEMIGFLQFNIKDGVGEFDLGLIKSARGKGYGKLLLETAISFLNLKKVKEIGLIVATKNTLAYDMYKKRGFKESKLVSDWFQLD; encoded by the coding sequence ATGATTAAAAATTATTTAGAATTAAATAAATTTGAAGTAGAGAAATTTCTTCAGTTTATAAATAGAAATAAAATAAATAAATTATCTTTTGAGGATATGGATAAGGAAATTAAATCTGAAGAATTTGATTTTGGTAGAGGAGTTATTTTAAAGATCAAAGGACAATATATTATGGGAATGGCATCAATAATATTAAAAGAATGTAATAAGAAAGGAATAGCATATATAATTAAGTTAGATATAAATGAAAGCATAGAGGATAAGAGGACAGTTTTGTGTGAGATAATAGAAGAATCTAAGAATATAGCCAAAAAATATGGAGCAAGGGAAATATTTTTAGGTACAAAGGATGATACAATAATTAGAAATTTAAATACTTTAGATATAGAGAAACAATATTCGGTAATAAGGATGACATTAGATAATATAAGAGTTAAATATTCACCATTAAGTCTAGTTAAGTTATCAGAGGAAAATAAGAAAGAATATTTAATGATTTATAATGATGCCTTTAAAGAAGTTCCAAATGCAGCAACGCTAACAGAGAGTGATATTGATGAATATATAAAAAGAGCAGATGAAAATAATTATATAGCTATAGCAAATAATGAAATGATAGGTTTTTTGCAGTTTAATATTAAAGACGGAGTGGGAGAATTTGATTTAGGATTAATTAAGAGTGCTAGAGGAAAGGGATATGGAAAGCTGCTTTTAGAAACGGCTATTAGCTTTTTGAATTTGAAGAAAGTAAAAGAAATAGGTTTGATTGTTGCTACAAAAAATACTTTAGCTTATGATATGTATAAGAAAAGAGGATTTAAAGAAAGTAAATTAGTTAGCGATTGGTTTCAACTTGATTAA
- a CDS encoding MFS transporter, translating to MNKKIIYLIVAMFFMSILANTAHPVTPELVVSLNMSSLMYGIMFATMSIASFTMSPIWGSLSDKYRSRKLFIYLPSIGYGLAQIGFGFSTSPVLILIFRIFGGGFAASIFTNAIAYIVDETDHTNRSKAIAYYTAITGFGVALGYLVGGYIGVNDYHHAFIFQSLGLIIHAIIVYFLLPESNVKIEDVKTSKNFIFQIKDDFKKYMPTALGTLLLVVFFTSFSFIAYSTGINYFLKKYLNLNPLQIGYYMALTGIIGMIANVYLTPRISRKYGDKKSLKYVLLVTGITLIILSMIDKLLSPISIIVFLIFVFFISMFKPLLQTMVSNLSKNEHGKIMGLQNSANSVGMVGGSLFAGTLLDIYPKIPFMMAAIIFIVSYLIILFSNKLKKI from the coding sequence TTGAATAAAAAAATAATCTATTTAATTGTTGCAATGTTTTTCATGAGTATTTTAGCAAATACAGCTCATCCTGTTACACCAGAATTAGTTGTTAGTTTAAATATGTCTTCACTGATGTATGGAATCATGTTTGCTACTATGTCTATAGCGAGCTTTACTATGTCACCCATTTGGGGAAGCTTATCAGATAAATATAGGAGCAGAAAATTATTTATATATCTTCCTTCTATAGGTTATGGACTTGCACAAATAGGATTTGGCTTTTCTACATCTCCAGTATTGATTCTTATATTTAGAATTTTTGGTGGTGGTTTTGCTGCATCTATATTTACCAATGCTATAGCTTATATTGTTGATGAGACAGATCATACAAATAGAAGTAAAGCTATAGCTTATTATACAGCTATAACGGGTTTTGGAGTAGCATTAGGATATTTAGTTGGTGGATACATAGGTGTAAATGATTACCATCATGCTTTTATTTTTCAATCACTAGGACTTATTATACATGCTATAATAGTTTATTTTCTTTTACCAGAAAGTAATGTGAAGATTGAGGATGTAAAAACATCAAAAAATTTTATCTTTCAAATAAAAGATGATTTTAAAAAATATATGCCTACAGCTTTAGGAACATTACTTTTAGTTGTATTCTTCACATCATTTTCATTTATTGCTTATTCTACAGGTATAAATTATTTCTTAAAGAAATATTTGAATTTAAATCCATTGCAAATAGGGTATTATATGGCTCTTACAGGTATTATAGGTATGATTGCCAATGTTTATTTAACGCCAAGAATATCAAGAAAATATGGTGATAAAAAATCACTTAAATATGTATTATTGGTTACGGGTATTACCCTTATTATTCTTTCAATGATAGATAAATTACTATCGCCAATTTCAATTATTGTATTTTTAATATTTGTATTTTTTATTTCTATGTTTAAGCCACTGCTACAAACAATGGTATCAAACTTAAGCAAGAATGAGCATGGTAAAATCATGGGACTTCAAAATTCTGCTAACTCTGTGGGAATGGTTGGAGGCTCTTTATTTGCTGGAACTTTATTAGATATATATCCTAAAATACCTTTTATGATGGCTGCTATTATATTTATCGTATCTTATCTGATAATTTTATTTAGCAATAAGTTAAAAAAGATATGA
- a CDS encoding arsenic resistance protein has product MWNLLKILKKHLAKSILASMVLGLIFGYFFDSKFLSMFIIPLTFLMVFPMMVNLNYKELLNKGNGALIVSSQGINFILIPFIAFCIGSIFFKNQPMIFVGFMLMSVLPTSGMTISWTGFAKGNIHAAIKITIVALLLSALIAPLVLKMYLGTTVAIPMFKIIRQILIVVLIPMIAGATLRYIMINNIGLEQYNSKWKMRFPLLSSLGVIGIIFVATSLKAKTIINNPSIIILLIIPIILFYLINFTITTMIGRFFFSWEDSIALVYGTVMRNLSVALAIAMTAFSSEGSNIALIIAVAYIFQVQMAAWYIKLVQKKSV; this is encoded by the coding sequence ATGTGGAATCTATTAAAAATATTAAAAAAACACCTTGCAAAAAGTATTCTTGCATCTATGGTGCTTGGTTTGATTTTTGGTTATTTTTTTGATTCAAAATTTTTAAGTATGTTCATCATCCCTCTTACTTTTTTGATGGTTTTTCCAATGATGGTCAATTTAAATTACAAAGAATTACTTAATAAAGGCAATGGAGCATTAATTGTCTCCTCTCAAGGGATAAATTTTATCTTAATTCCATTTATTGCTTTTTGCATCGGCTCAATATTTTTCAAAAACCAACCTATGATTTTTGTAGGCTTTATGCTGATGTCCGTACTCCCTACTTCAGGAATGACCATTTCTTGGACTGGATTTGCTAAAGGAAATATACATGCTGCAATTAAAATTACTATTGTTGCGCTTTTACTTAGTGCACTAATAGCTCCTCTAGTTTTAAAAATGTATCTAGGTACTACTGTAGCTATACCAATGTTTAAAATTATACGACAAATTCTTATTGTAGTATTAATTCCAATGATTGCAGGAGCTACACTTCGATATATAATGATTAATAATATTGGACTTGAACAATACAACAGTAAATGGAAGATGCGTTTTCCTCTTTTATCAAGTCTTGGTGTAATAGGAATCATCTTCGTTGCAACATCATTAAAAGCAAAGACAATTATTAATAATCCTTCTATAATAATTTTGCTTATAATACCAATTATTTTGTTTTATTTAATCAATTTTACCATTACAACAATGATCGGACGTTTCTTTTTCTCATGGGAAGATTCTATAGCTTTAGTTTATGGTACAGTGATGAGGAATCTTAGCGTTGCATTAGCTATTGCTATGACTGCATTTTCATCTGAAGGTTCAAACATCGCATTAATTATTGCAGTTGCCTATATTTTTCAAGTACAAATGGCTGCATGGTATATAAAGCTAGTACAGAAAAAATCTGTATAA
- a CDS encoding ArsR/SmtB family transcription factor, translating into MQTYKTNSEIFEQKAEILKALAHPVRLCIIQTLYHNGPTNVTDMHNCLDKPQSTISQHISKLKSANIIVGKRQGTEIIYSIKNDQIKEIIRILF; encoded by the coding sequence GTGCAAACATATAAAACAAATTCTGAAATTTTTGAACAAAAAGCAGAAATACTCAAAGCATTAGCTCATCCAGTTAGACTCTGTATTATCCAGACACTATATCATAATGGACCTACTAATGTAACAGATATGCACAATTGTTTAGATAAACCACAATCAACTATATCACAGCATATTTCAAAATTAAAATCTGCAAATATCATTGTTGGCAAAAGACAAGGTACAGAAATCATTTATTCAATTAAAAATGATCAGATAAAAGAAATCATTCGAATATTATTTTGA
- the tadA gene encoding tRNA adenosine(34) deaminase TadA, whose protein sequence is MERIYMKEALIEAKKAMEIEEVPIGAVIVKDGNIIARAHNLRERSKDPTSHAEILAIREASKALGGWRLIGCDLYVTVEPCPMCAGAIMLSRIDRLIIGTMDPKGGAAGSILNIVEDERFNHQTEVIRGVMQEECAAVMKEFFRNLRKRK, encoded by the coding sequence ATGGAACGAATATATATGAAAGAAGCTTTAATAGAAGCTAAAAAAGCTATGGAAATAGAAGAAGTGCCTATCGGTGCAGTGATTGTAAAAGATGGAAATATAATAGCAAGAGCACATAATTTGAGAGAAAGAAGTAAAGACCCAACTAGTCATGCAGAGATTTTAGCTATTCGTGAAGCTTCCAAAGCTTTAGGGGGGTGGCGTCTTATTGGATGTGATCTTTATGTAACTGTAGAACCTTGTCCTATGTGTGCAGGGGCTATTATGTTATCTAGAATAGATAGACTGATCATAGGAACTATGGATCCTAAAGGTGGTGCTGCAGGATCTATATTAAATATTGTTGAAGATGAGCGATTTAATCATCAAACAGAGGTTATAAGAGGTGTGATGCAGGAGGAATGTGCTGCTGTGATGAAGGAGTTTTTTAGAAATTTAAGGAAAAGAAAATAA
- a CDS encoding ZIP family metal transporter, which yields MWKAAIWGGIAGSSVFIGSLIGIYFNMKKFIIGLIMAFGTGVLIGAASFELLIEAVKDGSINITAMGFIFGAFLFTILDLIVVHKGGHQRKRSSEKSKENSGLAIFIGTLMDAVPESMIIGISMIGQKKVSWLLVVAIFISNFPEGLSSSIGLKKGGYKNSKILFLWLMVLILSLLSSLCGFVFLKNTSSNLIAAIKAFAAGGIVSMVSSTMMPEAYEEGGPIVGLISALGLLSSLILTNFD from the coding sequence ATGTGGAAAGCAGCTATTTGGGGAGGAATCGCTGGTTCTTCAGTATTTATTGGATCTTTAATAGGCATTTATTTTAATATGAAAAAATTCATAATAGGGCTTATTATGGCATTTGGCACAGGTGTTTTAATAGGTGCAGCTTCCTTCGAACTTCTTATTGAAGCAGTTAAAGACGGTAGCATAAACATTACAGCAATGGGTTTTATTTTTGGTGCTTTTTTATTTACTATTTTAGACTTAATCGTTGTACACAAAGGAGGTCATCAACGAAAGCGTTCATCAGAAAAGTCAAAGGAAAATTCAGGATTAGCAATCTTTATCGGTACTCTAATGGATGCAGTTCCTGAATCTATGATTATTGGAATCAGTATGATAGGTCAAAAAAAAGTAAGCTGGCTTTTGGTAGTTGCTATCTTTATAAGCAATTTCCCTGAAGGGTTATCCAGTAGTATTGGATTAAAAAAAGGTGGCTATAAGAATAGTAAGATTCTTTTTTTATGGTTAATGGTTTTAATCCTTTCACTCCTAAGCTCCTTGTGTGGTTTCGTTTTTTTGAAAAATACATCTTCTAACTTAATTGCAGCTATTAAAGCTTTTGCAGCTGGAGGAATTGTCTCTATGGTTTCCTCCACTATGATGCCAGAAGCTTATGAAGAAGGAGGTCCTATTGTTGGACTTATATCAGCCCTCGGACTGCTTAGTTCTTTAATACTTACTAATTTTGATTAA
- a CDS encoding ComEC/Rec2 family competence protein: protein MRNLSKKHYLLIIIAFLLVLTACAKEQVVKTSQEKTVGTEAVADVKGNLKVHFIDVGQADSILIENGENNMLIDAGNNMDSDLVVNYLKREGIKKLDYVIGTHPHEDHIGGLDAVINTFDIGKVYMPKVTHNSKTFKDVVTAIKNKGLKITTPVVGSKIVLGDAQGVILAPNSKEYKDYNNYSIVLKLTYGNTSFLFTGDAEDISEEEMIRKGFDLSADVLKVGHHGSHSSTTLEFLNKVNPAYAVIMCETGNDYGHPHKETMDKLKNKNIPVYRTDENGTIIAVSDGEKIKFNVNPGDYSYGRGSNTEKASINKNKSSQDNIFTAKAESYEEKAYVDKNGNGLIKGNINSKGEKIYHMPDGAYYKKVNAEVLFKTEREAQEAGFRKSKK from the coding sequence GTGAGAAACTTGTCAAAAAAACATTATCTTTTAATCATCATAGCATTTCTATTAGTTTTAACAGCTTGTGCAAAAGAACAAGTTGTCAAGACAAGTCAAGAAAAAACTGTAGGGACTGAGGCTGTAGCAGATGTGAAAGGAAATTTAAAGGTGCATTTTATTGATGTAGGGCAGGCAGATAGCATACTTATTGAAAATGGTGAAAATAATATGCTTATTGATGCAGGAAATAATATGGATTCCGATTTGGTTGTTAATTATTTAAAAAGGGAAGGCATAAAAAAGTTGGATTATGTTATAGGAACGCATCCTCATGAAGACCATATAGGAGGATTAGATGCAGTGATAAATACTTTTGATATAGGAAAAGTTTACATGCCAAAGGTTACCCATAATAGTAAAACCTTTAAAGATGTAGTTACGGCAATAAAAAATAAAGGATTAAAAATAACGACTCCTGTAGTTGGGAGTAAAATAGTATTAGGAGATGCACAAGGGGTTATTCTTGCACCAAATAGCAAAGAATATAAGGATTATAATAATTATTCTATTGTACTGAAATTAACATATGGCAATACTTCCTTTTTATTTACAGGAGATGCAGAAGATATTTCAGAAGAGGAAATGATACGCAAAGGCTTTGATTTATCAGCAGATGTATTAAAAGTTGGACACCACGGGAGCCATTCTTCTACAACTTTAGAATTTTTAAATAAAGTAAATCCTGCATATGCTGTAATTATGTGTGAAACAGGAAATGATTATGGACATCCTCATAAGGAAACAATGGATAAATTGAAAAATAAAAATATTCCTGTTTATAGAACAGATGAAAATGGAACGATTATTGCAGTAAGTGATGGAGAAAAAATTAAATTTAATGTAAATCCAGGGGATTATAGTTATGGTAGAGGAAGCAATACTGAAAAAGCTAGTATAAATAAAAATAAGTCAAGTCAAGACAATATATTTACAGCGAAAGCAGAAAGCTATGAAGAAAAAGCATATGTTGATAAAAATGGAAATGGCTTAATAAAAGGAAATATTAATAGTAAAGGAGAAAAAATATATCATATGCCTGATGGAGCTTATTATAAAAAAGTAAATGCAGAAGTTTTATTTAAGACAGAAAGGGAAGCTCAGGAAGCCGGATTTAGAAAATCTAAAAAGTAG
- a CDS encoding DUF3006 domain-containing protein, whose product MYLVIDRFEESTAVCEREDGNIINIERSKIPYAAKEGDVLVISGNSIRIDYEKTLKRKKEIETIVEDLWE is encoded by the coding sequence ATGTATTTGGTTATAGATCGATTTGAAGAAAGCACTGCTGTGTGTGAAAGAGAAGATGGAAATATAATAAATATTGAAAGAAGTAAAATCCCATATGCTGCAAAGGAAGGAGATGTACTAGTAATAAGTGGAAATAGTATTCGTATTGATTATGAAAAAACCTTGAAAAGAAAAAAGGAAATAGAAACAATAGTTGAGGATTTGTGGGAATAA
- a CDS encoding DUF805 domain-containing protein has protein sequence MGRFFTFNGRINRLAYCGYIFLAGLITMIPQIIYALTENTFAFIIYILMYIAYVALSICLAVQRLHDIERPGTHWFLLLIPLYNIYLGFLLLFKKGTDGPNQYGEDPLAKKATM, from the coding sequence ATGGGAAGGTTTTTTACTTTTAATGGGAGAATCAATCGATTAGCATATTGTGGATATATTTTCTTAGCTGGTTTAATTACTATGATCCCTCAAATAATTTATGCACTTACAGAAAATACATTTGCATTCATTATATATATTCTTATGTATATTGCTTATGTAGCATTATCAATCTGCCTTGCAGTTCAAAGACTACATGATATTGAAAGACCTGGAACTCATTGGTTTTTATTATTGATTCCCCTTTACAATATTTATTTAGGTTTTCTTTTATTATTTAAAAAAGGAACAGATGGTCCTAACCAATATGGTGAAGACCCTTTAGCAAAAAAAGCAACTATGTAG
- a CDS encoding SH3 domain-containing protein, with protein sequence MNIFKDLVKITIVLLCILFIPSINYAQEIVKGTVIDKNTVLCKEPKSSSQSLDFLGFGEEVFIEENQGKWYRVSTSDGMFGWVHSECILVKDKNEKLIENGIVNIGTIEVRKEPNISSDIMGRVGFATKVAVLEKKGDWYQLGMGDEVIGWVPSEYIITTPVYKKAKIMSEKGAVYEKPSKDSKLIKELDKNYIVKIDDYEDGYFHIMWGKKGEGFIYANEVKLIHEDFFYEAFAKKEVKEKVKEKAVNTFKEIIENATYLGGDYAATAYDLSIASCGKAVGSKYRGFTRTGYNLNGKSWKEAMVVAVDSRKIPLGSKILVLFDEGDWRAKYNGIYLAADTGGGVKGKTIDIYLGDIGNKQMKEVRDFGKTYNVKVYLLN encoded by the coding sequence ATGAATATTTTTAAAGATTTGGTTAAAATTACTATTGTTTTATTGTGTATACTATTTATTCCTTCAATAAATTATGCACAAGAAATTGTAAAAGGAACTGTTATTGATAAAAATACAGTTTTATGTAAAGAGCCTAAGTCTTCTTCACAAAGTTTAGATTTTTTAGGGTTTGGTGAGGAAGTGTTTATTGAAGAGAATCAGGGAAAATGGTATAGAGTTTCTACAAGTGATGGAATGTTTGGCTGGGTTCATAGTGAATGTATTTTGGTTAAGGATAAGAATGAAAAATTAATAGAAAATGGAATTGTTAATATAGGAACTATAGAAGTACGAAAAGAACCAAATATTAGTTCTGATATTATGGGAAGAGTAGGGTTTGCAACAAAAGTAGCAGTATTAGAAAAAAAAGGAGACTGGTACCAATTAGGTATGGGAGATGAAGTAATTGGTTGGGTACCTTCTGAATATATTATTACTACGCCTGTTTATAAAAAAGCTAAAATTATGTCTGAAAAGGGAGCTGTTTATGAAAAACCATCAAAGGATAGTAAGCTCATAAAAGAATTGGATAAAAACTATATTGTAAAGATTGATGATTATGAAGATGGTTATTTTCATATTATGTGGGGAAAAAAAGGAGAAGGTTTTATTTATGCAAACGAAGTAAAGCTTATTCATGAAGACTTTTTTTACGAAGCTTTTGCAAAAAAAGAAGTTAAGGAAAAAGTTAAAGAAAAAGCAGTAAATACTTTTAAAGAAATAATAGAAAATGCTACATATCTTGGAGGCGATTATGCTGCTACAGCTTATGATTTATCTATTGCTTCTTGTGGAAAAGCTGTAGGATCAAAATATAGAGGATTTACAAGAACGGGATACAACTTAAATGGAAAGAGTTGGAAAGAAGCGATGGTTGTTGCTGTAGATTCAAGAAAGATTCCATTAGGAAGTAAAATACTTGTATTATTTGATGAAGGTGACTGGCGAGCAAAATATAACGGTATTTATTTAGCAGCAGATACTGGTGGAGGTGTAAAAGGAAAAACAATAGATATTTATTTGGGAGATATAGGAAATAAGCAGATGAAAGAAGTAAGAGATTTTGGAAAAACATATAATGTGAAGGTTTATCTTTTAAATTAG